The following are encoded together in the Acidobacteriota bacterium genome:
- a CDS encoding histidinol phosphate phosphatase has translation MTNYAAELEFAVETAWIAGQLTLEFFRLGVDPELKSDMTPVTEADRGAEELIRSRIAEAFPGDLVVGEEFGAGGGESASEAASKRHWYVDPIDGTRSFVRGVPLYGILIGLEVDGRVEVGVAHFPGIGETVAAASGRGCTLNGEPAQVRETPSLADGYVSFGDPGLFVDPRHRQAWQRMMDGTAYRVGWSDAYGHALVATGRLELMVDPKMSAWDCGPFPVILREAGGYFGDWAGNETIHGDRAFSTTRRLLPEVLELLAD, from the coding sequence GTGACGAACTACGCAGCCGAACTCGAGTTCGCGGTCGAGACCGCCTGGATCGCCGGCCAGTTGACGCTCGAGTTCTTCCGTCTCGGCGTCGACCCGGAACTCAAGAGCGACATGACGCCGGTCACCGAGGCCGACCGGGGCGCCGAGGAACTGATCCGTTCACGGATCGCCGAGGCCTTTCCCGGCGACCTCGTCGTCGGCGAAGAGTTCGGGGCAGGTGGCGGCGAGTCTGCCTCGGAAGCCGCTTCGAAACGCCACTGGTACGTCGACCCGATCGACGGTACCCGTTCCTTCGTCCGTGGCGTGCCGCTCTACGGGATCCTGATCGGCCTGGAGGTCGATGGAAGGGTCGAAGTCGGCGTCGCCCACTTCCCGGGCATCGGCGAGACGGTAGCGGCGGCTTCCGGCCGGGGCTGCACGCTGAACGGCGAGCCGGCGCAGGTCCGCGAAACACCCAGCCTCGCCGACGGCTACGTCTCCTTTGGTGACCCGGGACTCTTCGTCGACCCCCGCCACCGACAGGCATGGCAGCGGATGATGGACGGCACCGCCTACCGCGTCGGCTGGTCCGACGCCTACGGCCACGCCCTGGTCGCTACCGGACGGCTGGAACTGATGGTCGACCCGAAGATGAGCGCCTGGGACTGCGGACCGTTCCCCGTCATCCTCCGCGAGGCCGGCGGCTACTTCGGCGACTGGGCCGGCAACGAGACGATCCACGGCGACCGGGCGTTCAGCACCACCCGCCGGCTGCTGCCCGAGGTCCTGGAACTGCTCGCCGACTAA
- a CDS encoding YkvA family protein, with amino-acid sequence MASDRELTGEMELPLHARNQAAEIVESPDKLREMVAEAREKADSAGGATSPLSGVIDDLRTMFDLLRAVARGNYRLRKETLILIAGAVLYFVIPIDVIPDFVPVAGFIDDAAVIAWVVKTCKTEIDLFRALTVGDDAPEPEVA; translated from the coding sequence ATGGCATCCGATCGGGAGTTGACCGGCGAGATGGAGCTCCCGCTCCACGCCAGGAACCAGGCCGCGGAGATCGTCGAATCGCCGGACAAGCTCCGTGAGATGGTCGCCGAAGCAAGGGAGAAGGCCGACTCCGCAGGCGGCGCCACGAGTCCGCTCAGCGGGGTGATCGACGACCTGAGAACGATGTTCGACCTGCTTCGCGCGGTAGCGCGCGGCAACTACCGGCTCCGGAAAGAGACCCTGATCCTCATCGCCGGCGCCGTCCTCTACTTCGTCATTCCCATCGACGTCATCCCTGACTTCGTCCCGGTCGCCGGCTTCATCGACGACGCCGCCGTCATCGCCTGGGTCGTCAAGACCTGCAAGACGGAGATCGATCTCTTCCGGGCGCTGACCGTGGGCGACGACGCACCCGAGCCGGAGGTCGCGTAG
- a CDS encoding DUF819 family protein: protein MAEQALINDPTALLVFFAGFVALIFVLAQTRPFDRLFRYLPPIVWIYLLPVVLTTAGITPAESAFYDWCTDYLMPCSLLLLVLATDVPAIRRLGPLAAAMLLSGSVGIVIGGPIALAIFQPFLDDPQIWKGLGALSGSWIGGLSNMIAIKEGVGAPDDVFAPMIIVDSVVGYGWMSIVILLSGYQNRIDRWNRARREELDALNQRLQQVQAENARPITLPAFASMLGVGLVASWLCMRGGELLPQVGSVLSHFTWGILLVVAVGLALSFTPVRRLEHRGATPVAYGGLYLMVATMGAGGDLAAIAEAPLVLAVGVVWIGIHVACLFLAMRLLRAPIFLFATGSMGNVGGVISTPVVAGVFQPALAAVGVLMGVLGNLVGTPLGLLCAQLMAWVARAYHGAASL from the coding sequence ATGGCTGAGCAGGCGCTGATCAACGACCCGACCGCGCTGCTCGTCTTCTTCGCCGGCTTCGTGGCTCTGATCTTCGTGCTGGCGCAGACGCGGCCCTTCGACCGGCTCTTCAGGTACCTGCCGCCGATCGTCTGGATCTACCTGCTGCCAGTGGTGCTGACCACCGCCGGCATCACGCCGGCCGAGTCGGCCTTCTACGACTGGTGCACGGACTACCTGATGCCGTGCTCGCTACTCCTACTGGTGCTGGCGACCGACGTGCCGGCGATCAGGCGCCTCGGACCGCTGGCGGCGGCGATGCTGCTGTCGGGGTCGGTCGGCATCGTGATCGGTGGGCCGATCGCGCTGGCCATCTTCCAGCCGTTCCTGGATGACCCGCAGATCTGGAAGGGACTGGGAGCGTTGTCCGGCTCCTGGATCGGCGGTCTGTCGAACATGATCGCGATCAAGGAGGGCGTCGGCGCTCCCGACGACGTCTTCGCTCCGATGATCATTGTCGACTCGGTGGTCGGTTACGGCTGGATGTCGATCGTCATCCTGCTCAGCGGTTACCAGAACCGGATCGACCGCTGGAACCGGGCCCGCCGCGAAGAGCTCGACGCGCTGAACCAGCGGCTGCAGCAGGTCCAGGCCGAGAACGCGCGGCCGATCACGCTGCCTGCCTTCGCCTCCATGCTCGGCGTCGGCCTGGTGGCGAGCTGGCTCTGCATGCGCGGCGGAGAGCTGCTGCCCCAGGTCGGCTCGGTGCTGTCCCACTTCACCTGGGGCATCCTGCTGGTCGTCGCGGTTGGCCTCGCGCTGTCCTTCACGCCGGTTCGTCGTCTCGAACATCGGGGAGCCACGCCGGTGGCCTACGGTGGCCTCTACCTGATGGTCGCGACGATGGGCGCGGGCGGCGATCTCGCCGCCATCGCCGAGGCGCCTTTGGTGCTGGCGGTCGGCGTCGTCTGGATCGGCATCCACGTCGCCTGCCTGTTCCTCGCGATGCGCCTCCTGCGCGCGCCGATCTTCCTGTTCGCGACCGGCAGCATGGGCAACGTCGGCGGCGTCATCTCGACGCCGGTCGTTGCCGGCGTGTTCCAGCCCGCGCTTGCCGCGGTTGGTGTGCTGATGGGCGTCCTCGGCAACCTGGTAGGCACGCCGCTGGGGCTGCTGTGCGCCCAGCTCATGGCCTGGGTCGCGCGGGCGTACCACGGCGCCGCATCGTTGTAG
- a CDS encoding MBL fold metallo-hydrolase encodes MKHRTAAIVSALTATFLLLSSAAAAQFGNLPPNRSSLLDDGALHIVICGSGSPLPSAERAGPCTAVIAGGRMFLIDVGPGSTENLRLWGLPMGSLTGVLLTHFHSDHIGELGEVVFASWTGGRAVPLDVYGPAGVEQVVAGFQTAYELDVSYRVAHHGADLLAPDGGKANGHAIELAEDAPSRVFYDKDGLRITAFLVEHEPISPALGYRIDYGGRSVVVSGDTIRSANVEAASQGVDVLVHEVLSGALIGGAAQALESAGNERTAKMLRDTLDYHTFPADVHALAADAKVKLLVLNHLVPPLPAAQAEGVFMRGRAEDAPNDAVVAADGMHIALPANSDERTIENF; translated from the coding sequence ATGAAACATCGCACAGCGGCCATCGTGTCCGCGCTGACGGCGACCTTCCTGCTTCTGAGTTCCGCCGCCGCTGCCCAGTTCGGAAACCTGCCGCCCAACCGGTCGTCACTGCTCGACGACGGCGCGCTCCACATCGTCATCTGCGGCAGCGGTTCACCGTTGCCGAGCGCCGAGCGGGCCGGGCCCTGCACGGCGGTGATCGCCGGCGGGCGGATGTTCCTGATCGACGTCGGCCCCGGGTCGACCGAGAATCTGCGGCTTTGGGGACTGCCGATGGGAAGTCTCACCGGCGTTCTGCTGACCCACTTCCACTCCGATCACATCGGAGAACTCGGCGAGGTCGTTTTCGCGAGCTGGACCGGCGGCCGGGCCGTGCCCCTCGACGTCTACGGTCCGGCGGGAGTCGAACAGGTCGTCGCCGGCTTTCAGACGGCCTACGAACTGGACGTCTCCTACCGGGTCGCTCACCACGGCGCCGACCTGCTCGCGCCGGACGGCGGCAAGGCGAACGGGCACGCGATCGAACTCGCCGAGGACGCGCCCTCGCGCGTCTTCTACGACAAGGACGGTCTCCGGATCACCGCGTTCCTGGTCGAGCATGAACCGATCTCGCCGGCGCTCGGCTACCGCATCGACTACGGCGGCCGCTCGGTCGTGGTCAGCGGCGACACGATCCGCTCGGCGAACGTGGAGGCGGCGAGCCAGGGCGTCGACGTCCTGGTCCACGAGGTCCTGTCCGGCGCTCTGATCGGCGGGGCGGCGCAGGCGCTCGAGAGTGCCGGCAACGAACGCACAGCGAAAATGCTCAGGGACACGCTCGACTACCACACCTTTCCCGCCGACGTGCATGCTCTGGCCGCCGACGCGAAGGTCAAACTCCTGGTGCTGAACCACCTCGTACCGCCCCTGCCCGCTGCGCAGGCGGAGGGCGTGTTCATGCGCGGCCGGGCCGAGGACGCGCCGAACGATGCGGTCGTCGCCGCCGACGGCATGCACATCGCGCTGCCCGCCAACAGTGACGAGCGGACGATCGAGAACTTCTAG
- a CDS encoding MaoC family dehydratase produces the protein MAGLYYEQFEVGQLFDHALRRTVTEADNVFFTAITHNPAALHLDAEAMKKSEFGERIVNSCFTLSLMVGISVGDTTLGTTIANLGWNDVVFPRPVFHGDTLRIETEVKDKRESRSRPNAGIVTFEHRAYNQRDELVARCTRLGLMLKLPEEDDS, from the coding sequence ATGGCGGGCCTCTACTACGAGCAGTTTGAAGTCGGTCAACTCTTCGACCATGCGTTGCGGCGCACGGTGACCGAGGCGGACAACGTCTTCTTCACGGCGATCACCCACAACCCGGCCGCGCTCCATCTCGACGCCGAGGCGATGAAGAAGAGCGAGTTCGGCGAGCGGATCGTCAACAGTTGCTTTACCTTGAGCCTGATGGTCGGCATCTCGGTCGGCGACACGACCCTCGGTACGACGATCGCCAACCTGGGCTGGAACGACGTCGTGTTCCCGCGGCCCGTGTTCCACGGCGATACCCTGCGGATCGAGACCGAGGTGAAGGACAAGCGGGAGAGCCGCTCACGGCCCAACGCCGGCATCGTGACCTTCGAGCACCGCGCCTACAACCAGCGTGACGAACTCGTTGCCCGCTGTACGCGGCTGGGGCTGATGCTGAAGCTGCCGGAGGAAGACGACTCATGA